The stretch of DNA ATTTGGCTGGTTCCCAGCAAGGCGGCGCGTCGGAGCGGTCCAGCAAGCCTTCTTCGCGGAAGCCTGCCGCCCGCAAGCCGGGCGCCAAGAAGGCCCCCGGGACTCCGGGTGCCTTGAAGCCCAAGCCCCGCACAGGTGCTCCCGGCGCAGCGGCCTCCCGCGCCTTCGGCAGTGAGCGCTTCGGGCAGAACCTCGGGCCGGTCCGGAAGCCGGGCCGCAAGAAGCGCCCCCGCACCGACGTGCCCCAGTCGGAGCTGCACGACGCCGACGGCGTACGCCTGCAGAAAGTCATGGCCTCCGCAGGAGTCGCGTCCCGGCGCGTCTGCGAAGAGATGATCGCCGAAGGCCGGGTTGAGGTGGACGGCCAGGTAGTGACCGAGCTGGGTGTCCGCATCGATCCCGCCACGGCCGTCATCCACGTGGACGGGCTGCGCATCCAGCTGGACGAGAACCTCGTCTACATGGTGTTCAACAAGCCCAAGGGCGTCGTCTCCACCATGGAAGATCCCGATGGCCGGCCCTGCATCAGCGACTTCCTCAAGAACAATAAGAACACCGGCGAACGGCTGTTCCATGTGGGCCGCCTCGACGTCGCCACGGAGGGTCTGCTGCTCCTGACGAACGACGGCGAGCTGGCCAACCGCCTTACCCACCCTTCCTACGAAGTCCCCAAGACCTACCTGGTCCAGGTGCGCGGGCCGTTCCCGCAGGGAATCGGTGCGCAGCTGAAGGCCGGCGTGGAACTTGAAGACGGGCCGGCAGCCGTGGACTCCTTCCGCCTGGTGGACTCCACTCCCGGGCACGTGCTGATCGAAGTGGTGCTGCACTCGGGCAAGAACCGCATCGTCCGCCGCATGTTCGACGCCGTTGGCTTCCCGGTGCAGCGGCTGGTCCGCGTCAAGGTGGGACCAATCGGTTTGGGCGACCAGCGCCAGGGAAGCATCCGCAACCTCGGCAAGCAGGAAGTCGGCCACCTGCTGGCGTCCGTAGGACTCTGAGGCATGTCCGCGTTCAAGAGCCACGGTCGCGGGCACCTGGACGGGCCCGTCGTCGTGATCGGAACCGGATTGCTGGGGACGAGCATCGGCCTGGGCCTGAGGGGCCGTGGCGTTCCCGTCTTCCTGTCCGATCCTTCGCCCACCAACCAGGCGGTGGCTGTTGACATCGGCGCTGGCCGTCCCCTCTCGGAGCTGGCCGGTGCGGCACCCCAGCTTGTAGTGGTGGCGGCGCCGCCGGACGTCACGGCCGGTGTTGTCACCACCGCGCTGTCCGATTACCCGGACGCCGTGGTGGTGGACATTGCCAGCGTCAAGGCGGGCATCCTGGCGAGCCTCCGGAACAGCGGCAAGGACCTGGCCCGCTATGTGGGTACCCACCCAATGGCCGGACGCGAAAAGTCCGGACCGGTTGCGGCCCGGGGTGAGCTGTTCACGTCCATGCCGTGGGTGGTGTGCCCCTCGGAGGAAACCTCCGCGGCAGCCCTCCAGACTGCCCGTTCGCTGGCGACCGACCTTGGCGCCGTCGTTTCGCAGTTCACCCCTGACGAGCACGACGAAGCCGTGGCGCTTGTTTCGCACCTGCCCCAGGTGATGTCTTCCTTGCTGGCCAGCCGGCTGCAGGGGACCCCGCTGCATGCGTTGTCCCTCGCTGGGAACGGCCTGCGCGATGTCACCAGGATCGCCGCCAGCGATCCCACGCTGTGGGTGCAGATTCTGGGCGGCAACGCCGGCAAGGTAGTGGATATCCTCTACGGCGTCCGGGAAGACCTGAACCGCCTGATCGGAACGCTGGAAAACCCCACAGCGCCGGGAGCGAGGCTTGACCTCGCCCAGCTGATGAGTGAGGGCAATGCCGGCCAGGCCCGGATCCCCGGCAAGCATGGCGGACCGCCGCAGGCGTATTCCTGGCTGACCGTGCTGGTGGACGACCGGCCCGGTCAGATTGCGCAGCTGCTCACCGAGATCGGCGAGATCGGCGTGAACCTGGAAGACCTGCGGCTTGACCATTCCTCCGGACAGAACGTCGGTATGGTGGAAATATCCGTGCTGCCCAACAAGCATGACCACCTGATCGAAGCCCTCAACGACCGCGGATGGCGGGTACTTCAGTAATGACACAAGAACTCCTCGAATCCGTGCGCGCCCTGCGCATCGGCCGGCCGCTCGTTGTTGCCATCGACGGCCCCTCCGGTTCCGGCAAATCCAGCGTCAGCAAGGAAGTGGCCAGGCGGCTGCGGATTGCCTACCTGGATACCGGGGCGATGTACCGGGCACTCACCTGGCACTGCGTCACCACCGGCATTGACCTGGAGGACGCCGCAGCCGTGGAACAGGCCTCACGGGACCTGGTGCTGGAAGTCAGCACCAGCCCCAACGAGGAATACGTCAGGGTGGACGGCGTGGACGTCACCGACGCCATCCGCGAGCCCGCCATTTCCTCCGCCGTCAGTGCGGTGGCCACCACCCTGGGTGCGCGGACCGAACTGATCCGCCGCCAACGCGACCTGATCGAAAAGCACCACCGCCGCATGGTGGTGGAGGGACGGGACATCACCACCGTCGTCGCCCCCGGTGCCGAGGTGCGCATGCTGCTGACCGCCAGCGAGGAAGCACGGCTGCGCCGGCGCGGCCTCCAGCTCGGCGGGACGCAGAACGCCGAGGAACTGGCAGCCCAGGTCACCCACCGCGACGCCAAGGACTCAGCGGTGGTGAACTTCACCCAGGCTGCGTCCGGCGTGGTGACGCTGGACTCCTCGGACCTGGACTTTGAGCAGACCGTGGATGCCGCACTGGTGATTGTCACCAAGGTCCTCAACCGTGACTGAGGGCGCCGCCGGGGCACCCGCGGGCTGGACCATGGCCTGGAGCCGGCCTGTCGGCTGGATCCTTGACCATCTGGTCTACCGCACCACCGTGACCGGCAGGGACAACGTCCCCACTGGCGGGCCGGTAATCTTTGCCGGCAACCACATCAGTTACCTGGACGGGCCGGTCATGTTCGGGGCCGCGCCGCGGCCCATGCACATCCTGGTAAAGCAGGAAATGTTCAAGGGATTCCTTGGCCGGGTCCTTACCGCCTCCGGGCAGTTGCCGGTGGACCGGCGCGGCGACCGCGCCGCGCTGCAACAGTGCAAGGAGGTGCTCGACGCCGGGCGTTGCGTCGGGATCCTGCCCGAAGGTACGCGGGGGAGCGGGGACGCCGCGGGTATCAGCGGAGGCGTTGCCTGGCTTGCCCTTAATTCCGGCGCACCCGTGGTGCCCGTGGCCATCCTGGGCACGCGGGTTGGCAGGGAGCACCTCGACTCCGTGCCCCGGCCGGGCCGCCGGTTCCATGTGGCCTTCGGTCCCGCCCTTACCCTGACCCGCAGGGCAGGGGAAACAGGCCGTGCTTCAATGGACAGGGCGGCGCAGGAAATCCGCGCAGCGCTGGCCGGGCACGTCCGCGACGCCATTCAGCTCAGTGGGCAGCCGTTGCCGTTCGCTGATGCTCCCCAAGACTTAACAGCAGTAGCCGGGACGCCGGCAGATGACCACTAAGGACAGTGCAATGAGCGACACCACGCAGACATCCGGGCATTCCGGCTCCGCCGAATACGAGTACACGCCTTCGGGCACCGACCAGGTGGCCGAGCGGCTTGCTGCGATCGGCGACGACGAAGCTGAGCTCCGTGCTGCCTCCCTCCGGGCAGGCCTGGAGGACTACGAGCTGGACGAGGAAGATGCCGCCCTGCTGAGCGGTGAATACGGCGACGAGGACCTGGACGGTCCCGTCAAGCTGGATCCTGTCCTGGCTATTATCGGGCGGCCAAATGTGGGCAAGTCCACGCTGGTGAACCGCATCCTCGGCCGCCGCGAGGCAGTGGTGGAGGACACCCCCGGTGTCACCCGCGACCGCGTCATGTACTCGGCAAGCTGGAACGGCCGCAACTTCACCCTGGTGGACACCGGCGGGTGGGAACACGACGCCCGCGGCATCCACGCCCGCGTTGCCGAGCAGGCCGAGATGGCCGTGGAACTCGCCGACGCCGTCCTCTTCGTGGTCGATTCCGCCGTGGGCGCCACCGCCACGGACGAGGGCGTCATGAAGATGCTCCGCCGCAGCAAGAAGCCGGTCATCATGGTGGCCAACAAGGTGGACGACTTCGCCCAGGAAGCTGACAGCGCCGCATTGTGGGGCCTTGGTTTCGGCGAGCCGTACCCGGTCTCCGCTCTGCACGGCCGCGGCGTGGCTGACCTCCTGGACCACGTCATGGATGTCCTGCCTGAGTTCTCCACCGTTGAAGGCGTGGAGCGTTCCGGCGGTCCCCGCCGCATCGCGCTGATCGGCCGCCCCAACGTGGGCAAATCCTCCTTGCTGAACAAGCTGGCAGGAACTGAACGCGTAGTGGTGGACAACACCGCCGGCACTACGCGGGACCCCGTGGACGAGTTCATCGAACTGGGCGACCGCACCTGGCGCTTCGTGGACACAGCCGGTATCCGCCGCCGCCAGCACATGGCGCAGGGCGCTGACTACTACGCCTCGCTGCGGACGCAGGCGGCCCTTGAGAAGGCGGAGGTCGCCGTCGTGCTCCTCGCCGTGGATGAGGTCCTCAGCGAGCAGGACGTCCGTATCCTCCAGCTGGCCATCGAGTCAGGCCGCGCCCTGGTGCTGGCCTTCAACAAATGGGACCTGCTCGACGACGAACGCCGCCGCTACCTGGAACGCGAAATCGAACAGGACCTGGCCCACGTTGAATGGGCCCCGCGCGTGAATATCTCGGCCAAGACCGGTTGGCACAAGGACCGCCTGGTCCCCGCACTGGACCTTGCCCTGGAAAACTGGGACCGGCGCATCCCCACCGGCCGCCTGAACGCCTTCCTCGGCGAACTGGTGGCTGCGCACCCGCACCCCGTCAGGGGCGGCAAGCAGCCGCGCATCCTCTTTGGCACCCAGGCCTCCAGCCGGCCGCCGAAATTCGTGCTCTTCACCACCGGGTTCCTCGACCCCGGCTACCGCCGGTTCATCACCCGCCGGCTGCGGGAAACCTTTGGCTTTGAGGGCACGCCCATCGAAGTGAGCATGCGCGTCCGCGAAAAGCGCGGCAAGAAG from Pseudarthrobacter chlorophenolicus A6 encodes:
- a CDS encoding pseudouridine synthase; protein product: MTQAGRQGSPRNSSGRGGADRNKPKGNTPRRGTAGGGFSGGSAGAGQRGQGFGSDRPQRAPKPREERFIDPDLAGSQQGGASERSSKPSSRKPAARKPGAKKAPGTPGALKPKPRTGAPGAAASRAFGSERFGQNLGPVRKPGRKKRPRTDVPQSELHDADGVRLQKVMASAGVASRRVCEEMIAEGRVEVDGQVVTELGVRIDPATAVIHVDGLRIQLDENLVYMVFNKPKGVVSTMEDPDGRPCISDFLKNNKNTGERLFHVGRLDVATEGLLLLTNDGELANRLTHPSYEVPKTYLVQVRGPFPQGIGAQLKAGVELEDGPAAVDSFRLVDSTPGHVLIEVVLHSGKNRIVRRMFDAVGFPVQRLVRVKVGPIGLGDQRQGSIRNLGKQEVGHLLASVGL
- a CDS encoding prephenate dehydrogenase, giving the protein MSAFKSHGRGHLDGPVVVIGTGLLGTSIGLGLRGRGVPVFLSDPSPTNQAVAVDIGAGRPLSELAGAAPQLVVVAAPPDVTAGVVTTALSDYPDAVVVDIASVKAGILASLRNSGKDLARYVGTHPMAGREKSGPVAARGELFTSMPWVVCPSEETSAAALQTARSLATDLGAVVSQFTPDEHDEAVALVSHLPQVMSSLLASRLQGTPLHALSLAGNGLRDVTRIAASDPTLWVQILGGNAGKVVDILYGVREDLNRLIGTLENPTAPGARLDLAQLMSEGNAGQARIPGKHGGPPQAYSWLTVLVDDRPGQIAQLLTEIGEIGVNLEDLRLDHSSGQNVGMVEISVLPNKHDHLIEALNDRGWRVLQ
- the cmk gene encoding (d)CMP kinase, with amino-acid sequence MTQELLESVRALRIGRPLVVAIDGPSGSGKSSVSKEVARRLRIAYLDTGAMYRALTWHCVTTGIDLEDAAAVEQASRDLVLEVSTSPNEEYVRVDGVDVTDAIREPAISSAVSAVATTLGARTELIRRQRDLIEKHHRRMVVEGRDITTVVAPGAEVRMLLTASEEARLRRRGLQLGGTQNAEELAAQVTHRDAKDSAVVNFTQAASGVVTLDSSDLDFEQTVDAALVIVTKVLNRD
- a CDS encoding lysophospholipid acyltransferase family protein — its product is MAWSRPVGWILDHLVYRTTVTGRDNVPTGGPVIFAGNHISYLDGPVMFGAAPRPMHILVKQEMFKGFLGRVLTASGQLPVDRRGDRAALQQCKEVLDAGRCVGILPEGTRGSGDAAGISGGVAWLALNSGAPVVPVAILGTRVGREHLDSVPRPGRRFHVAFGPALTLTRRAGETGRASMDRAAQEIRAALAGHVRDAIQLSGQPLPFADAPQDLTAVAGTPADDH
- the der gene encoding ribosome biogenesis GTPase Der — translated: MSDTTQTSGHSGSAEYEYTPSGTDQVAERLAAIGDDEAELRAASLRAGLEDYELDEEDAALLSGEYGDEDLDGPVKLDPVLAIIGRPNVGKSTLVNRILGRREAVVEDTPGVTRDRVMYSASWNGRNFTLVDTGGWEHDARGIHARVAEQAEMAVELADAVLFVVDSAVGATATDEGVMKMLRRSKKPVIMVANKVDDFAQEADSAALWGLGFGEPYPVSALHGRGVADLLDHVMDVLPEFSTVEGVERSGGPRRIALIGRPNVGKSSLLNKLAGTERVVVDNTAGTTRDPVDEFIELGDRTWRFVDTAGIRRRQHMAQGADYYASLRTQAALEKAEVAVVLLAVDEVLSEQDVRILQLAIESGRALVLAFNKWDLLDDERRRYLEREIEQDLAHVEWAPRVNISAKTGWHKDRLVPALDLALENWDRRIPTGRLNAFLGELVAAHPHPVRGGKQPRILFGTQASSRPPKFVLFTTGFLDPGYRRFITRRLRETFGFEGTPIEVSMRVREKRGKKR